In the Litorilinea aerophila genome, one interval contains:
- a CDS encoding transposase family protein codes for MAAGSILERLRRVQDPRRRQGRRYPLPGLLGAMILAVMQGENSLRGIVQWMGLHWEEIAEPLNLWATKGAPSYGTLWNLLASLDPKELNQVLQGAEEGGGYTLDGKHLRGSKRQSQAALQVVTLAGARYGQILAQQEVEAGNELAAALRLLQEVPVAGKLVSMDAGLLQRETVATVAQKGGPTWGSSRATMGLSMRL; via the coding sequence ATGGCAGCGGGAAGTATCCTGGAGCGACTGCGTAGAGTTCAGGATCCGAGGCGCCGACAAGGAAGGCGATACCCCTTGCCTGGGTTGTTGGGTGCGATGATTTTAGCGGTCATGCAGGGGGAGAATAGTCTACGGGGCATTGTGCAATGGATGGGGCTGCACTGGGAGGAAATTGCGGAACCCTTGAATCTCTGGGCGACCAAAGGAGCGCCCTCCTACGGCACCTTATGGAATCTGCTGGCCAGCCTGGACCCCAAGGAGCTCAACCAGGTTCTGCAGGGGGCAGAGGAAGGGGGAGGTTATACGCTGGATGGCAAACATTTGCGTGGGAGCAAACGCCAGAGCCAAGCAGCCCTGCAGGTGGTAACCCTAGCGGGTGCCAGGTACGGCCAGATCCTGGCCCAACAGGAAGTGGAGGCGGGCAATGAGCTGGCGGCAGCCTTGCGGTTGTTACAGGAGGTGCCTGTGGCGGGCAAGCTGGTGAGCATGGATGCGGGCCTTTTGCAGCGGGAGACGGTGGCAACCGTGGCCCAAAAAGG